One window of the Podospora pseudopauciseta strain CBS 411.78 chromosome 4, whole genome shotgun sequence genome contains the following:
- a CDS encoding hypothetical protein (EggNog:ENOG503PGDI) — protein sequence MAVQSLRRLVAASVWLPAGVYSHIAGTERFNPTSPVETGLAPARVGHLEFQHPPAPTPHARALFQRQSGENTCGFVGDERVPFTCSAEWGAECRVNSDARAIGCCLSTACNIWTACLPYTSSRLASNRDTDRTMYCSDLDEPECATLVYADGDYSGWTIPLCAATSVVLPIFDITSGSNGGVTTGGGGGRNGVANPTDGGGVANPTDSVNDDNNNNRNLDTANSNGKTPEEAVASTVNTALIVGAVVGGISFLAMVGIIIFLIIYCGRRKKRNQELRLQQAGQPTTIAGAGAGDGGTAPPNFAPPPEQQMSTVPDGAPPMGFAQGAYAHHGDNKPAMQESATPVTSVAHVTPTGTPAPGYTAVAGQHQQQQQQQQQWGSPPAPVSPQFTGQMGNQQPAMPVSPQVTGYGMYAGQQPQPQQAQQQAGGYFQSNAVELSTQRGDGQVHEVQ from the exons ATGGCCGTCCAAAGTCTTCGCCGGCTGGTCGCCGCCTCGGTATGGCTTCCTGCTGGTGTTTACTCACACATTGCGGGGACTGAGCGATTCAACCCGACATCGCCAGTTGAGACTGGACTGGCACCCGCACGGGTTGGCCACCTCGAATTCCAGCACCCACCagcacccaccccccatgCGAGAGCCCTCTTCCAACGGCAGTCTGGGGAGAACACCTGCGGGTTCGTGGGCGATGAGCGGGTCCCATTTACATGCAGCGCAGAATGGGGAGCAGAGTGCCGTGTAAACTCGGATGCCCGCGCCATCGGCTGCTGTCTCTCCACCGCCTGCAACATCTGGACCGCCTGTCTTCCCTACACGTCCTCCCGCCTGGCATCAAACCGTGACACAGACCGAACCATGTACTG CTCCGACCTGGACGAGCCAGAATGTGCCACCTTGGTCTACGCCGACGGCGACTACAGCGGCTGGACCATTCCCCTCTGTGCAGCCACATCCGTGGTCCTGCCCATCTTCGACATCACTTCCGGTTCCAACGGGGGTGTTACCaccggtggcggtggtgggagaaACGGCGTCGCCAACCCGactgatggcggcggcgttgCCAACCCGACCGACAGCgtcaacgacgacaacaacaacaaccgcaacCTCGACACCGCCAACTCTAACGGCAAGACCCCCGAGGAAGCCGTGGCTTCGACGGTGAACACTGCCTTGATCGTGGGCGCGGTAGTCGGTGGTATCA GCTTCCTAGCAATGGTaggcatcatcatcttcctcatcatctaCTGCGGCCGTCGCAAGAAGAGAAACCAGGAACTCCGCCTCCAGCAAGCAGGCCAGCCAACCACcattgctggtgctggtgctggtgacgGTGGTACCGCTCCTCCAAACtttgctccccctcctgagCAGCAAATGTCCACCGTCCCAGATGGTGCACCGCCGATGGGATTCGCCCAGGGAGCCTACGCCCATCATGGAGATAACAAGCCGGCCATGCAGGAGAGCGCCACGCCGGTTACCAGTGTGGCGCACGTGACGCCCACGGGAACGCCAGCGCCGGGATAcactgctgttgctggacagcatcagcaacaacaacagcaacagcagcagtggGGATCTCCTCCGGCGCCGGTGTCGCCTCAGTTCACGGGGCAGATGGGGAATCAGCAGCCGGCGATGCCAGTTTCACCACAGGTGACGGGATATGGGATGTACGCAGGTCaacagccgcagccgcaaCAAGCACAACAACAGGCCGGGGGCTATTTCCAGAGCAATGCCGTCGAGCTGAGCACGCAGAGGGGTGATGGGCAGGTGCATGAGGTTCAGTAG
- a CDS encoding hypothetical protein (EggNog:ENOG503NYBH; COG:S): MDSIPADAHTREVFYVGGEYVDDGTGNETVYGQVYVEHLVPVRKPLQKYPIIFIPGSSRTGIDFLTTPANNDNNSNSPTQQSWSSHFLSLSHELYLIDPPFRGRSPWHPPTHLSSSSSSSPYLTFGAASLQKAWATPPSSTQWPDSPPAGKGSPAFDHVMKSTHPQLANLAEEQSVAQKSLAALLDKIGKPVILLAHSMGCKIAWLLADARPGLVRAIVAVEPAGPAFQMRGMGGLRKESTVFGLTEVRLGFEPAVGEGGEGLRRRLVKPGEEGLLECWLQDDGEAGEVRKLVNLRRVEVLVVTGEGSPHRGYDWGTVEFLRQAGVEGVEHLVLRGEAGGLLERRGGGGNGHMMMLERNRGRIGEVLGEWVGRRV; this comes from the exons ATGGACAGTATTCCGGCCGACGCACATACCCGGGAGGTGTTTTACGTTGGCGGCGAATATGTTGATGACGGCACCGGCAATGAGACGGTATACGGGCAGGTGTATGTCGAGCACCTCGTCCCAGTCAGGAAACCCCTTCAGAAATACCCCATAATCTTCATTCCTGGAAGCAGTCGCACAGGCATT gacttcctcaccaccccagccaacaacgacaacaacagcaactcGCCCACCCAACAAAGCTGGTCCTcccacttcctctccctctcccacgaGCTCTACCTCATCGACCCCCCCTTCCGCGGCCGCTCCCCCTGgcacccccccacccacctctcctcctcctcttcctcctccccatacCTCACCTTCGGCGCGGCCTCCCTCCAAAAAGCCTGGGCcaccccgccctcctccacccaatGGCCCGACAGCCCCCCCGCAGGCAAAGGCTCCCCCGCCTTCGATCACGTCATGAAGTCGACCCACCCGCAGCTCGCCAACCTGGCAGAAGAGCAATCCGTCGCCCAAAAGTCTCTGGCGGCCCTCCTGGACAAGATCGGCAAGCCCGTCATCCTCCTGGCTCACAGCATGGGCTGCAAGATAGCCTGGCTGCTCGCCGACGCGCGGCCGGGGCTGGTGAGGGCGATTGTGGCCGTGGAGCCTGCCGGGCCGGCGTTTCagatgagggggatgggggggttgaggaaggagtCGACGGTGTTTGGGCTGAccgaggtgaggttggggtttgagcctgcggttggggaggggggggaggggttgaggaggcggttggttaagccgggggaggaggggctgttGGAGTGTTGGCTtcaggatgatggggaagccggggaggtgaggaagctGGTGAATTTGAGAAGGGTAGAGGTGTTGGTCGtgacgggggaggggtcgCCTCATAGGGGGTATGACTGGGGGACGGTGGAGTTTTTGAGGCAggctggggtggagggggtggagcaTTTAGTGCTGAGGGGAGAGGCGGGAGGGCttctggagaggagggggggaggggggaacgGACAtatgatgatgttggagaggaaTAGGGGGCGGAttggggaggttttgggtgagtgggttgggaggagggtgtga
- a CDS encoding hypothetical protein (COG:O; MEROPS:MER0000338; EggNog:ENOG503NU05), producing the protein MQLLRATTCLLLPTLALAAPPVREAPLLTPRGAAASQLIDGSYIVKLRDGSSDAVLQGAVKGLSTQHLYKAGRFKGFAAKLSAAKLAAIRRLPEVEFVEQDAVVQAYDFVTQEDVPWGLARISHRSPGQTSYVYDESAGEGTCSYIIDTGIYVNHTQFTNRAHWLANFIDTDNTDGNGHGTHVAGTIGGVTYGVSKRTNLYAVKVLRASGSGTLAAVIAGIDFVAADFPTRGCPNGATANLSLGASRSTAVNAAAAAAVRAGVFLSVAAGNSADDAFFYSPASEETVCTVGATDEGDVRAWFSNYGEGVDVFAPGVGVESAWIGGPSATNTISGTSMAAPHVAGLASYLLALLGPKTPAELCEYIRETSTNGTITDLPTGTFNGIAFNGNPGAL; encoded by the exons ATGCAGCTCCTCCGGGCCACcacctgcctcctcctcccaaccctGGCGTTGGCCGCTCCTCCTGTCAGGGAGGCAcctctcctcaccccccGCGGTGCAGCCGCCTCTCAGCTCATCGACGGGAGCTACATCGTCAAGCTCAGAGACGGCAGCAGCGATGCCGTCCTCCAGGGTGCGGTGAAGGGTTTGAGCACCCAGCACCTCTACAAGGCCGGCCGGTTCAAGGGCTTCGCCGCCAAGCTGTCCGCTGCGAAGCTGGCTGCCATCCGCAGGCTTCCCGAG GTCGAATTCGTCGAACAAGACGCCGTGGTCCAGGCATACGACTTCGTCACCCAGGAGGACGTCCCCTGGGGCCTCGCCCGCATCTCCCACCGCAGCCCAGGCCAGACCTCGTACGTCTACGACGAGTCCGCCGGCGAGGGCACCTGCAGCTACATCATCGACACGGGCATCTACGTCAACCACACT CAATTCACCAACCGCGCCCACTGGCTAGCAAACTTCATCGACACCGACAACACAGACGGCAACGGCCACGGCACCCACGTGGCCGGCACCATCGGCGGCGTCACCTACGGCGTGTCCAAAAGAACAAACCTCTACGCCGTCAAAGTCCTTCGCGCCTCCGGGTCCggcaccctcgccgccgtcatCGCGGGCATCGACTTTGTCGCCGCCGACTTTCCCACCCGGGGCTGCCCCAACGGCGCGACGGCCAACCTGTCCCTCGGCGCGTCGAGGAGCACGGCCgtcaacgccgccgccgccgccgccgtcagGGCGGGGGTTTTCCTCAGCGTCGCGGCCGGCAACAGCGCCGACGACGCCTTCTTCTACAGCCCAGCGAGCGAGGAGACGGTCTGCACCGTTGGGGCGAcggatgagggggatgtgAGGGCTTGGTTTTCGAACTacggggagggggtcgaCGTTTTTGCGCCCGGGGTCGGGGTGGAGAGCGCGTGGATTGGGGGGCCGAGCGCAACG AACACCATTTCGGGAACGTCGATGGCGGCGCCGCATGTGGCCGGTTTGGCTTCGTATCTGCTTGCGCTGCTGGGACCAAAGACGCCGGCGGAGCTGTGCGAGTACATTAGGGAGACGTCCACCAACGGCACCATCACGGACCTGCCCACGGGGACCTTCAACGGGATTGCGTTCAACGGAAACCCGGGGGCTCTGTAA